The region AATGTCCCAATTCTAAGCCAGTTGGTTATTTCGTTGAGCCACTATTATATTTAGCaccattttctaaaaagaaattctCCATTGTATTTAAAGGTATTACAGCATCTCACAACGATGCAGGTATTGAGGCTATTAAATGGGGTATGATGCCAATAATGGAAAAATTTGGTGTTCGAGAGTGTGCATTACATACATTGAAGCGTGGGTCTCCACCAAATGGTGGTGGTGAAGTTCATCTAATTGTTGACACTCTATTAGCTCAACCGATAACAATTCATGAATTAGAAAGACCAAAAATCATGGCTATTAAAGGTGTTTCATATTCAACAAGAGTTAGTCCCTCAATGGTAAATAGAACTATTGATGGAGCCAGAAAAGTTTTGAGAAATATTGGGTGTGAAGTTGATATTACAGCAGATGTTTGGAGAGGTGAAAATTCAGGTAATAGTCCAGGCTGGGGAATAACTTTGGTTTCACAGGGACAAAGAGGTTGGTGTACTTTTTCTGAAGTTATAGGTGATGCAGGTGAAGTTCCAGAAGAAATTGGTATGAAAGCTGCCTATTCTTTGTTGGAGGAAATTTCAAACAGTGCTGTTCTTGGGAGACCACAACTACCTCTAGCGATTGTCTTTATGGTCATTGGTAAGGAAGATATTGGTAGACTAAGAATATCAAGAGCACAGATAGATGAACGTTTTATTCAACTCCTGAGGGATATTAAAACAGTATTTGGTATTGAagcatttttaaaagatgtCGATGATCCAGATAGTGACGATTTTATCGTTACTATTAAGGGTGTTGGTTTTACCAATActagtaaaaaaattgcaTAGATAATTATATACTTTACATATAATAGattgtaaattaaaaaaaaatgaatattaataaacgAAAACATGATTAAGTGATTATACTAAACAATCTATAGAAACTATGCCTGTAATAGCGTAGTAAAGACTAATCTGTATCTatccaataattttgtctatatttgtatttataGTATTTAGTGGTACTTGTAATTAAGGGCGTGATGGCATATCTGCTAAATTATCAACTAATTTCTCccataaatttaaatctaaGCCAGATGTATTGGAACGTATTCTTACCCAATTCTTAAATGCCTCAGAAATTAAATACTGTGTTTCTTGAAATAAGGAAAATTCTTGTAATACACATTCTCTTATTAGCCAGGCCCTATTAGTTTGCAAATAAATTTCCTTTCGATCTCTTTTTATAGCCAGATgtaatttatcatattcAGCACTGCTTGTATCCGGCTTACCTTTTTCTTGATCcatctttattttgtttgattCGATATGCTTATGTAACTGGGCAATGTTATTACCGGCCATTATTCtatatctttcaaataGTTTACGTAGAGAATATAATGTATCAATAAACACTTGAAATTTGGGTAAAACATTAATTGCAAAATTTTCAGCTCCCTCTTCTactatttttgaattttccAATAAGTTTTGTTTAACAATGgaaatatgattattaatatctaatATACTTCCTTTATTTTGTTCATTATTGTACAATTTTGGAGTATAATCAATCAATTCATCTAATAAAGTAGCAAATGAATGAGTTTCATTTTGGATCTGTCTCAATCTTTTCTCTTGTCTTTCCACTAAGGCACCAATTTTCGACCAAATATCCAccattttttcaattgatgcATCAGCTTCATTCCATTGAATAGCAAATTCCTTTTTCCACATATGAATAAAACTTTGTGAAATAACTTTATCTTGAAATTCTTCGATAGTTGGGATTGATGTATTTTTTCTCCATGTAGTTATGTCGTTTGCTAATGTTAAAAAAGTGTGAACAATGTCATctgtttttaaaataggatgttttaaaatcaaatttataaatcCGCTTAAAcctttctttcttttaattaaaaatacctcatcattattttgtgaaccaatttttttaggTGGTAATTCAGGGATCATTCTAAATGGGTATCttcttattaaaatttcttgaaGCCAAACAAAATCTGAATATCTTCTGACTACAATTGTAGTCTCCTGAGACCCAGTTATACTAGCATAAGTTAATCTATAATTTGTATGTTTAAATAGCATACCTTCACGTTCCGATATTTGTTCAATTACTACATTATCTCTTCCTAATGGATGATAatcttttctaatattttcagCCCAATCTGCAATATCTGGAATATCAATTGATTCTTGATCATTATTCTTGCTGTCAGATCCATTATTTGTAGTTTCAGTCGATTGTTTATTGTCGCTATTTTGATAGGAAGttgaagtattattatagaGACCGTTATtgtcattatcatcattaccTAGAATGTTTAAAATAGGGCGAGAATCTTGCATTATTGAATGTTCCATATCTAAGATTGAATGGTgggtattattatttgatacGTTTAAAGAGGCGGACATTAGCGGTGGTGAAGTTGAACTAGAACCACCCCAAACATTTTCTAATGTGGATAATGGTTCATCTTTATTCCATCCATTATTAAGACTGGAGCTACTTCCCCAAGGTTGATCGTCAAACATAgtgatattttgaattatctgcttgttgttgttgttttttggtattatattatttatagtATTAAAACGCAATTAAAAGAGCAAATCTATTACAAAAAAGGAGAAAGGAAATCGAATATTTTATAAGAAAGAGCAGCCACAGAGATATTTATCTTCTTATATTTCATTGAGtcgaaatattaaaatatctatatttgCGTATATgcatatcttttttttttacaatatATTCACCCAAAAATgtgatataattttaaatgttGGATAATCAATCATCGTTTCTACAGGTAATTTCCCTAAGTTTAAGCCCCGAGAGATGGAAAACTGATTTGGATTGAAAtgaaaacaaatatatggaaaaaaaataaggatAAAATagcttttaaaaattaaagaaaaaatattacagaTTTATATGTCTTAGaagtgaaaaaataatataaatggCAAGGCTGGCTATACgaagaattaatattcaattatcaccatgtttgaatttaaaaaatcaaaaaagatatttatttactgTACCTAAAGGGCCTATTGAGTATACTCATCGAGTACTAATCCGAGAAGAGCCAACTAAAGTATATAACATTGTATCTGAAGTGTCGAAGTATAAGGAATTTATTCCATATTGTCTAGATTCATTTGTTGATAAGCGTGATAGTAACAATGACAATAAGCCAATTCAGGCAGGATTAAGAGTTGGATTCCGTCAATATGACGAACGATTTGTTTGTAATGTGGATTGTTCGAATAATGTAATTGGTAGACGAACGAAATATGTAGTCAAGGCGGAATCCATATCTCATCAGTTATTTAAAGAACTGAGCGGAACTTGGATAATTACACCCTGTgtaagaaataaaaatatatccactgtagaattattattaagattCCAGTTCCACAGTAAACTATATAATGCAGTTTCCACGATATTTGCGCATAGTGCTACCACTTTAGTGATGAAGGCATTTGCCACTAGAGCagaacaattgaaaataattgatgacgaaaaaaaatgatacccgatgaatcaaaatttttttttttgattaggtacataaatatatctataaaGAATAATGCATATCTCTTGTTTTGTTATGGGATTTGTTTACATATAAATATGcacataaatatatataggcTATCACACTTGATACGAGCAAACttgaaagataaaaaaagaacaatcAAAACGTATCAGTTAGTACAGAAAACAATAGGAATATagtcttttttttggtgGAAGTTAGAATGAATATTCAAATGTTACTAGTAAATTGACGGGAAGCTTCTTGACATGCttttaattgttgtaaATAGTAATCACATATTTGGAAATTACCACTGTTTTCATCTAAACATCTAGTAAAGTTTCTGGCATCAACTTCACAAGCTCCAGGTTGAGTTTGATTCTGAGTTTGAGAAATAGTAGCTGGAGCAGCAGCAGCTTGAGCTTCAGCTGGTGGAGCACTTTCTTTGGAACCACCAAACATACCGGTCAACCCGGTACCGATAGTATGACCAACAGCACTACCTACAGCAACACCGGCTGCAGTACTGGCCATTTGTGCAAACAAACCTGGTTGTTTACCTTGAACTTGTTGTGCTTGTGGAGCGCTGTAGACATTTGGGGCTGGTGCAGCTGCCTGAGATGGAGAAGGAGCATGGGCTGCTGGTGGTGGAGCAGCTGCCATAGTAGAGGCACTACGTCTTTGGCCAGGAGCTGGTCTTCTTGCGGAACCTCCTCTTGAACGTggcattttttttggtatagatatattattgatgaGATGAGATGTTTTAGGTGTCTATGCTAAAATGCACGAAATAGAATgctatttgaataaatagtAGAACTTGAgctttgaaaaatctaTTCAGATAGTGTTATAAAGTGTTGGTCCAATAGGAAAAAGGTTATTTGtaacatttttatattttaattgagTTTCGTGTTTCTTATATAGACGCCCTTTGTGCTGATCTTGTGCTAATCTGGGGCTAGTATTAAGGAATATATGAgtaagaaaattaaataaaaagacaCGCTCCGCTAAAGCCGGTTCGGAGTTCGCCACACGTCAGTAAAAAATTGGTGTCAGCAAATGGAttgagaaaaatatatatataaaaaaacaagtaAATACAATTGTAAATACAAAGATGTCAGTTAAATCTATATAATAAAGGTAAGGAAATCTATATAGATAATGTAGATACTGATACTGGAAGAGgatatagaaaaaatagaCGAATATGGACCATGTGTGAGTGTGTTTATC is a window of Henningerozyma blattae CBS 6284 chromosome 5, complete genome DNA encoding:
- the RCL1 gene encoding rRNA-processing endoribonuclease (similar to Saccharomyces cerevisiae RCL1 (YOL010W); ancestral locus Anc_6.39); the encoded protein is MAPLVFQGSENFRLRLILATLAGKPIRIENIRSNALDPGLKDYHVSFLRLLEAVTNGSKMEISYTGTTVIYTPGIIIGGSHSHKCPNSKPVGYFVEPLLYLAPFSKKKFSIVFKGITASHNDAGIEAIKWGMMPIMEKFGVRECALHTLKRGSPPNGGGEVHLIVDTLLAQPITIHELERPKIMAIKGVSYSTRVSPSMVNRTIDGARKVLRNIGCEVDITADVWRGENSGNSPGWGITLVSQGQRGWCTFSEVIGDAGEVPEEIGMKAAYSLLEEISNSAVLGRPQLPLAIVFMVIGKEDIGRLRISRAQIDERFIQLLRDIKTVFGIEAFLKDVDDPDSDDFIVTIKGVGFTNTSKKIA
- the TBLA0E03100 gene encoding uncharacterized protein (similar to Saccharomyces cerevisiae MVP1 (YMR004W); ancestral locus Anc_6.38), yielding MFDDQPWGSSSSLNNGWNKDEPLSTLENVWGGSSSTSPPLMSASLNVSNNNTHHSILDMEHSIMQDSRPILNILGNDDNDNNGLYNNTSTSYQNSDNKQSTETTNNGSDSKNNDQESIDIPDIADWAENIRKDYHPLGRDNVVIEQISEREGMLFKHTNYRLTYASITGSQETTIVVRRYSDFVWLQEILIRRYPFRMIPELPPKKIGSQNNDEVFLIKRKKGLSGFINLILKHPILKTDDIVHTFLTLANDITTWRKNTSIPTIEEFQDKVISQSFIHMWKKEFAIQWNEADASIEKMVDIWSKIGALVERQEKRLRQIQNETHSFATLLDELIDYTPKLYNNEQNKGSILDINNHISIVKQNLLENSKIVEEGAENFAINVLPKFQVFIDTLYSLRKLFERYRIMAGNNIAQLHKHIESNKIKMDQEKGKPDTSSAEYDKLHLAIKRDRKEIYLQTNRAWLIRECVLQEFSLFQETQYLISEAFKNWVRIRSNTSGLDLNLWEKLVDNLADMPSRP
- the COQ10 gene encoding ubiquinone-binding protein COQ10 (similar to Saccharomyces cerevisiae COQ10 (YOL008W); ancestral locus Anc_6.36); translation: MARLAIRRINIQLSPCLNLKNQKRYLFTVPKGPIEYTHRVLIREEPTKVYNIVSEVSKYKEFIPYCLDSFVDKRDSNNDNKPIQAGLRVGFRQYDERFVCNVDCSNNVIGRRTKYVVKAESISHQLFKELSGTWIITPCVRNKNISTVELLLRFQFHSKLYNAVSTIFAHSATTLVMKAFATRAEQLKIIDDEKK
- the MIX17 gene encoding Mix17p (similar to Saccharomyces cerevisiae MIC17 (YMR002W); ancestral locus Anc_6.34) — its product is MPRSRGGSARRPAPGQRRSASTMAAAPPPAAHAPSPSQAAAPAPNVYSAPQAQQVQGKQPGLFAQMASTAAGVAVGSAVGHTIGTGLTGMFGGSKESAPPAEAQAAAAPATISQTQNQTQPGACEVDARNFTRCLDENSGNFQICDYYLQQLKACQEASRQFTSNI